The Cyclobacterium amurskyense genome contains the following window.
GGTTACAGAAAGATCGGTAGGGTTGTAGCCGGCAAAAACGCCTTCAGCCCCCTCAATATTGGAATAAACAGGTTGCAGCTCTTTAAAAATATCAGGGAAAAATAGCATGGGGGCGTCAAATTCAGAAGTATGAGACAAGACATCCAGGTGTTGAAGTAGAGATTTTTTATACCTAAAATACTGTTCAGACACGGAGGATAGTCGAAAAATAAATCTATTAGAAAAAGGATTAGCTTTAACGCTATCAAAATTTAAGATCATGGGAAGCTTGTCTCCTTTGTTGTTTTGGAAAAGGAAATAAGGCAGGTAATTTGAGGGCAAATTTTCGATTAATGTCGCTGTATCATCGTTTCGACAGTACTGTATTTTAAATTTTGACACATCATTCTCCTCTACCTGCAAAAGCATGGATTCATAATATTTAGCCTCAATCAATGAATCAGGCATCGTCATCACAAACCTGGAAAATGGTCCGGTAATATTATCCAACTGAACAAAGCCAGCCGGAAATTTTAAATTAACATCATAGGAAGGAGCCGGTGAAGGAATGTTAGTTGTGGCTTTTATCAATTTCCCATCAGGAAGAAGTACATTTAGGTGATACGAAGTATTGAACTTGAGTTCGGCATCTCCTTCAAAGTAATCTACCGAAAACTGTAAAGAATCAATTTTTTCCTCACCTTCCCAATTCCAAGTAATCCAAACCCTAAGTTTGGACGGATCAGATATTGTTTCCATTTTTCCCAAATCGCCAACTTTATGAATATAAATTGATGCTGGAACACCTGGCCTGATCAGCCCATTGACACTGTATTGCTCCTCAAAATCCTCTGATCCGTCCAAAGTATATTCTGTGATGCAACTGGAAAATAAAAGGCAACATACTGTATAAAAAATAATCCTCATTCAATAACAAATCATCTTAAATAAATAAATTCACGGGGGGTTAGGGTAAAAAACCAATAAACATAAATTAAGATCATTTCCCCTTGCTTAGGTTGTAACTATTAATTCAATAAAAATAACTAAATTTTTATTGATATAAAAATTTAGTTATTCGAATGATTTCTGCCTTTTTTTTACCACTAGGAGTAGATTGAATCTATTCCTTAATTTTCAAAAGAAAAGAACATCTGGAAGACCATCTGTTGCTTAAAAGAATTGATAAAACCCTGTTCAACTCTCTGAGAGGATGAACTTTAAGGTGCAAAATATTTGAAAAAATCAATGCGCCACTTTGTATTTCAACCTAAAGTTTTCTGCTCATTTACAACCCAGCATTATTGATCAATTCGATGATCTGTTCCTTGGTCAGATTTTCGAGCTGACTCTTATCGTAGATGTGCAACAAATAAACTTCCCTGTCATCGGTTACAATAAAGGTGATCACTCTGGCCCCTCCAGACTTTCCTCTATTTTTTGAAGATATCTTCATCCGAATCTTATAAAGATTATGTCCAAGACGGATTCCGGATGCAGGATTTTCTACCAGGGTCTCAATCAGTTGTTGTAAGTCGGTTTTTAGGGAAGGATACTTTTTGGCCAGTTTTTTAACCAGCTTTTTAAATTCAGGCGTAGGGATTACCTTATAACTCATTGAGGAAGTCTTCGGTCGATTGCTTGGGTAGTTTTCCTTCCTTCATTAGTTTTACTTGTATCAGGCTATTTTGCAGTTCTTCCAATGCTTTTTCTTCGCTATCTTCCACCTTCACATAATCCAGGGTTTTGATGAACTCTAGGAAAACTTCAAATTTATTGTCTGCGATATTGATCGTTAGCTGCTTCATATTGTAATAATCCT
Protein-coding sequences here:
- a CDS encoding type II toxin-antitoxin system RelE/ParE family toxin — translated: MSYKVIPTPEFKKLVKKLAKKYPSLKTDLQQLIETLVENPASGIRLGHNLYKIRMKISSKNRGKSGGARVITFIVTDDREVYLLHIYDKSQLENLTKEQIIELINNAGL
- a CDS encoding DUF4249 domain-containing protein, translated to MRIIFYTVCCLLFSSCITEYTLDGSEDFEEQYSVNGLIRPGVPASIYIHKVGDLGKMETISDPSKLRVWITWNWEGEEKIDSLQFSVDYFEGDAELKFNTSYHLNVLLPDGKLIKATTNIPSPAPSYDVNLKFPAGFVQLDNITGPFSRFVMTMPDSLIEAKYYESMLLQVEENDVSKFKIQYCRNDDTATLIENLPSNYLPYFLFQNNKGDKLPMILNFDSVKANPFSNRFIFRLSSVSEQYFRYKKSLLQHLDVLSHTSEFDAPMLFFPDIFKELQPVYSNIEGAEGVFAGYNPTDLSVTCNLSGYECI